Part of the Nicotiana sylvestris chromosome 5, ASM39365v2, whole genome shotgun sequence genome is shown below.
AGGCATATAGTTAAGCAAAAGTCAATAGTAAATGAGCAAATTATTGAATCATTCAGTATGGAAATTTTCTTTTAGAAAGGGCTCTACGCCGGATACAAAAACAAGGAAATCCAGACTcaattatttgcacacaaatcAACAAGTTCAATTTTCTCAAGATCCGGGAAAATAATTGGCAGTAATGCACTTACGAATACATGAAATGACAGAACATGGAAGGTCAGGCTACAAACTATTATACAACCTTTTGTCTGTTGGTGCATTCAAATTAGTATGCATAATTGATGCATGTTTTAAACTGGGACATGAGATCTAAGAGTAACCAATGCTTTCTTGATTCTCTCCACTGCTGCCTGCAAGGTCGAGAGGGATGCTGCATAGGAGATACGGATGCATGTGTCATCCCCAAATGCATCTCCTGGGACAAGCGCTACCTGTTAATGGTAAGAGAGAGGCGCAGGCATTAGGATTTAGGACATGCAGAAAAAATGGGAGGCAACGCCGGTACTAGCATCCTAACGTAATGCACATTCACTAAACCACGATAAACTATCGGATTTTTTTAGGATTGTCTTTCTggattttttatcaataattatTGATTATATTTGCCTAACAATCCATAGTGACAGAGTGAAGGTGGAAACCTTATCTGCAGAATCCCTATATTAGATGCTCAAGTAGATTGCTCACTCACATGGTGAAAGTAGCAAGAAGTTGCAGTATTCGTATTTTCTGGAAAAAAATGCCAAGAGACTGTAATGCAAGTCACTTTTAGTGCGAACAACTTCTGGCTTATAGTTAGCTAAACATCTTGCACATCTGTCAGTATGTAATTATGCTTTTCAGTGTTCAAAAAACCGTGAATCTTACTTGAGCTTTATCCAGCAAATATCGGCAAAGAGATTCTGAGTCGTTGATGGAGCCAAATCCATCAACCTCTACTCCATAATAAGAGCTTAAATCAATAAATAGATAGAAAGCTCCCTGCAAAAGAAAACAGAAAGTGGGCTCAATATATCCCGTTTCTCTACTTTGTAAGTACACTCATAATTCATATTAATGAACTGTTACCCGAGGCTCTGAAATTTTGACACCATCTATTTCCCCAAAGCTCTTGACAAGGTAATCACGTCGCTCACGAAATGCTTTTACCATAGTTGCAACTGCTTCTCCACCAGCATATCCAAGTCCCAAAGCAGCGACAGCTGCTTTTTGGGAGATGCTACTTGCACCTGATGTGAACTGAAAACAGCAGAGAAATAGCTTTAGAAGTGAATATTCAAACAGAGGGAAAGAGACACTGGATAATATGAAGCGTGTTATTTAGACATTGAACAGGTCTTTTACTATTTTCAATGAGTCTAGATTAAATAGGTTAAGTATGGCCAAACAAAAGACCATATTCAAGGAAAGTACTTCAATGCATATAGTAGCCACACTCCAATAAGTATGATTGGAAGAAAACTGGTTTTATCAGTGATCATTTGTGATCAAATGCAACATGACACATTGTTTTAATTAACAAGGTTTAGCTTCACAAGTTTTTTAAGATCTCTATTTCTGCCTTCAGAAGAAAGATATGACATTGTTTATATATAAGTGTTTTCAGCAAAATCCAGTCACAGGCCTTTGAGAGCTTTGTCTTTCTGGGCCAATTCAACATGTTTAGAAATATTCACATATACTCAAAAATAAGATGAAAATATCCGGGTAATTTAAAAACAAATTTAGGACTCTTCTAGAAACTATAGACTAGTGACAAACACCAATTATTTTCGTAGGTGCATACGTTAATATATAGAAGAGATGTGGCGACACCAACTTAACAAGAACCATTTAAATCCGTAGTAACACTTCAACGAACAGGTAAACACTATGTACCACGCAGCTATTGGCGGCTACAGTAATGACTTTTGAAATTCTTAAAGTGGTTACTGGTCAACTAAGGTGACAGCACGAGGGCTTGCTGCTCTACACAGCACTAGCAGTCAAATTAGGATTTCAGTCAATCATCTTAAACTAAATCCAACAATGAAACTCAGTTACCAGACCTCTTAACTTTAAATAAGAGTTCTGAAGAAGAAAGACCACATTCATTTAAGTCAATATAGTTGTTAAGAACATAAAATGCTACCTGGCTCTGGATCTTATTACATGCAGAAACAAAATGTTTAGGACCAGCAATATAGCCAAGTCTCCATCCAGTCATCGCAAATGCctacaaaaatgcatattttataAGGCACGCCTCCAGAAATGTTTCCGCATATCTCAGCGGAAATAGCCATCACCAAGGATTTCAAGAAACGCAAGGATAAGAAATTATAATGTTCATGCGATTAGAGCTGCATTACCTTAGAGAAACCATTTATAGTGAGAGTCCTATCCCACATACCAGGCAAAGATGCAAAGCTAGTATGGGTTGCTGGTGCATAAATAATGTGTTCGTAAATTTCATCTGATATCACCTGCAAACCAGAATACATATTTTTGGGGGCAGAAAGCAGGTATTTAAGGTTCAGAATACAGATTGAGATCACATTCGTATTCAAGTTGAGTTAGATATGATGAACCTACAAGAAGCCTCGGATGCCTAGCAACAATCTCAGCAATCTCTTCAAGCAATTTCCGAGGGTAAACAGACCCTGTTGGGTTGGATGGAGAACAAAGAATCAGAAGTCTTGACTTCTCACTAAGTTTAGATTCAAGAAGCTTTGGATCTAAGAGAAAATCTTCAGATATGCTGGTCGGAAGAATCACAGGCGTTGCATCTGCCATCCTTGCCATTTCAGGGTAACTCACCCAAAAGGGAGCTGGAATAAGAACCTGTCCCAGGTATGTGGGTTAATAAGCCAACAAACTTCAGAAAGAACTACTTCTGATGTCTCAGAACTAATAAATAACTATGATTCTGTCAATGCTGATATTTGTCCTAACATCCTACTGCATAGCATCCATATTTGGAGGGGGAAAACTAAAAGATTATCCAACCTTATCTTCTGCATCTGACATTCTTTAAGATGGAGAGAAGACAAATGGATGGCATCTTCACCAAAATAAAAGTTCTTTTTTCAGggttgcgggggggggggggggaggggggttgcAAATTGATAGAAGTAACAGTACCCAGATTATATTTCCCTTCACAACTAAACAAGAAAGTATTTTTCTACCAAGAGATTAAACAATAGAGAAAAGGTGAAATATGCTGGCAGTTCCATTTATGAAGAGAACAAAATAACTCTCAGTTTAAAATTTTTTATCCAGACAATGAACACAGCAGTCGAAAGAAGAAGTGGAGTTGCTTAAAACAATCAAACAGTTAccaatttttaaatttttcaccACCATAAGGGAGATGTGGGAAGAACCATTACAACAATTCAACCTGGAAATGAGAAATTATTTTGAAAGTTAATAGTCCTTGGATATGTAGAAATACCTCATCCCCTGGGGAACAAACTGCAAGCACTGCCTGAACAATACTTTGTTTTGCCCCATTGCTTACCAAAATCTGATCAGGAGTGTATGATAGCTCATTCTCCTCTAAATCAAGAAGTTAGATCAGAACagcaaatagaagaaaaaaaaaatctctgtaaaaaaCATCAACTAGAGAAACTAGTACCTTTTAGCTTATGACAAATAGCTGACCGAAGTTCCATAGTACCTGCATTTGGTGTATACCTGGTATGACCTTCCCGAATTGCATTTATCCCAGCCTGAAAAAGTAAGACAAATATAGTAGTACAGAAAAAGTAGAACATTTGATTTCCTCAGAGTAGGTGCAGATCAGGTTCCATGATCATGAAATACTACCTCTGCTATAGGAGCTGGAGTGTCAAAATCAGGTTCACCAGCTGCTAATCTGATAACAGGTACACCAGCTTGCGCAAGAGCAGTTGCCTGATCAGTTATAGCAACCGTTTTTGAGGGTTTTACTGAATTTACCCTAGGACTGAGCGAGATATCAACCTCAACTCTGTCCATGGTCTGTGTTATGACAACTGCACCTGCTCTACGTGAGTATAGCTGTTTCTTTGACACTGAAGATCTGTCCAAGACGCACATATAAACAAATTCTCTAATTCAGCAAAAACATCTAGGTGGAGGCGTGGAGTATTTCCTACTGAATGCTTATCATAGGTCAATGACACTCTCCCTATGTCAAATTTTGTCTAACATTAGACCACTCATCTAATTTAGTTTAAGTTAATTTCTCCTTTAACTTGAGTAATTTTATAACCTTAAGTTACTATAAACCTTGAACTTCAAACTTGAAAAAACTAAACATCTAGATAAAACACAATCTGATTATTCAATTAGAATTTAGAAAtggaaggttacaacaaaatttcagagagagagagagagagaggaatatTTCTAATTTGATAAGACACATAAGTTATGCAAAATAAAAGTTTGTAAACCATAAGCATATCATTATTCGATTGACTAATAAAAAGAGTTAAAAAGATACACCTATACTTAGTAATACTGAGAAGATAATCAATCTATAAGATAGTTTGCACATAATAAAACATACCATAGAAAATTACATCTCTTTTGCTTCAGAAGAGACAAAagattattttgataattcatgcCCACCAAATGAGTTAAAGCAAAGCCAAGGAATTGAAAGAGAGAGGTGGCAGGGGAAGATAGGGTATGTTATCGACTTGCAACCTTAGGCTTTCTTCTGATTAAAATATTTGATGAAAGAAACTACAACTACTTTAACCCAAAGTACTTTTAAAATTCGTGAGTACACATAACCAGTATTTTAAAAGGCGTTTTCGGGGCGAGCCCTGGGGCGAGACGCACCAAAAACGTCCTGAGGCGATAGTGTGGGGCGAAAGTCTCAAGAGGCGTACGCCCGGGCGTTCAGGGCGTACGCCCGGGCGTTTGTGGCGCTATTTTTAGTAAGGCGTAAGCCCCAGAGactttaaaacaaaatttgttGAATAAGTCCTTCATATATACCCAAATTCTCAAAAGTCAGCCTGGCAATTactcaaaagttttaaaaaggAACTAAAATGTATTAAATTTAAAAGTCAAGACCTTTTCTATTGATTGAAGCCCTAATTCATGGTCTTTCCCAATTCTTTCTTGTCCACTAGTCTGCTAATATCTCCTAAAAGCAATgaatattcaattttttttacaaatacaAAGAGAACTACATTCTCCTTCATAGCAacaagttcaaagttcaaattgcaaGTTAGTTATCCTTTTTGTTCCTTCGTGTAAAAAACTTTATTCTTTTCGACTCAAGTTAATTGTGCTTCTAAGCGTATAATAGATTTTTTTGGCTAGTTTTTGTGGGGATGGAgcacatctatatatatatatatatatatatatatttacatatttatagttttcttcaattttatgcaattttacctatttataaatatttattgtaattatattattttataaaattttaaaaattaaatacatatGGGGCTTACGCCGCTGAGGCATATGTAAAACGTCTCGCCTTATGCCCATACCTTTTAAAACACTGCACATAACTAAATCAATCATCAGATATTTTACTCAATTACTTTCACATTGTGGATCATCAGCTTAAAACATAAGGCTCAACCATTAAGGGAAAT
Proteins encoded:
- the LOC104225971 gene encoding bifunctional aspartate aminotransferase and glutamate/aspartate-prephenate aminotransferase; translated protein: MAAATTTTASSSRIGSRPTIPPGLHSDSFNPTSISFSSNIHGLSLKSSVSKKQLYSRRAGAVVITQTMDRVEVDISLSPRVNSVKPSKTVAITDQATALAQAGVPVIRLAAGEPDFDTPAPIAEAGINAIREGHTRYTPNAGTMELRSAICHKLKEENELSYTPDQILVSNGAKQSIVQAVLAVCSPGDEVLIPAPFWVSYPEMARMADATPVILPTSISEDFLLDPKLLESKLSEKSRLLILCSPSNPTGSVYPRKLLEEIAEIVARHPRLLVISDEIYEHIIYAPATHTSFASLPGMWDRTLTINGFSKAFAMTGWRLGYIAGPKHFVSACNKIQSQFTSGASSISQKAAVAALGLGYAGGEAVATMVKAFRERRDYLVKSFGEIDGVKISEPRGAFYLFIDLSSYYGVEVDGFGSINDSESLCRYLLDKAQVALVPGDAFGDDTCIRISYAASLSTLQAAVERIKKALVTLRSHVPV